Proteins encoded in a region of the Rhizobium sp. CC-YZS058 genome:
- the fabZ gene encoding 3-hydroxyacyl-ACP dehydratase FabZ, with the protein MTETAPSTVLGTADIREILKLLPHRYPFLLVDRIIEIDGDNSAIGIKNVTANEPHFTGHFPEHPIMPGVLLIEGMAQTAGAICARKTASSDNLVYFMTIDAARFRKPVVPGDRVEFHVVKQKQRGNIWKFHCDAKVDGQLVAEADIGAMIASRKDV; encoded by the coding sequence ATGACTGAGACTGCGCCGAGCACGGTGCTCGGAACGGCCGATATCCGTGAAATCCTGAAGCTGCTGCCGCATCGCTATCCGTTTCTCCTGGTCGATCGCATCATCGAGATCGACGGCGACAATTCGGCGATCGGCATCAAGAACGTCACGGCCAACGAGCCGCATTTTACGGGCCATTTTCCCGAACATCCGATCATGCCCGGCGTTTTGTTGATCGAAGGCATGGCACAGACCGCCGGCGCCATCTGCGCCCGCAAGACCGCGTCCAGCGACAATCTGGTCTACTTCATGACCATTGATGCCGCCCGGTTTCGCAAGCCTGTCGTTCCCGGCGACCGGGTCGAGTTCCATGTCGTCAAGCAGAAGCAGCGCGGGAACATCTGGAAATTTCACTGCGACGCAAAAGTTGACGGGCAGCTCGTCGCGGAAGCTGATATCGGCGCGATGATCGCCAGCCGGAAAGACGTGTAA
- a CDS encoding phosphatidate cytidylyltransferase has product MTRELKLRIVSGLVLGAVALADTWIGGPAFAVLSAVIGLAVWYEWATMTRVAVADRAVYLLGWAVQLGVAALIILGGDAYALPLLVIATLVAAFWSRFHGRGWWLPGGVLYAGATTISLAAIRGDSDVGFVAMLYVFAVVWATDILAYFIGRAIGGPKLAPAISPGKTWSGAIGGAVSGVAAGTLVFAAFFSVDDLRIPLIALVLSVASQAGDLFESYVKRRSGVKDSGRIIPGHGGVWDRVDGLVAASFVALFIALGEALAGANGGEIGAVLLGL; this is encoded by the coding sequence ATGACCCGCGAATTGAAATTGCGTATCGTGTCCGGCCTCGTGCTGGGCGCCGTAGCCTTGGCCGATACCTGGATCGGCGGGCCGGCCTTCGCCGTGCTTTCCGCCGTCATCGGCCTTGCCGTCTGGTACGAATGGGCGACGATGACCCGTGTCGCCGTGGCCGACCGGGCTGTGTATCTGCTCGGCTGGGCCGTGCAGCTTGGCGTCGCCGCACTGATCATCCTCGGGGGCGATGCCTATGCGCTGCCGTTGCTCGTCATCGCGACACTGGTGGCGGCCTTCTGGTCGCGCTTCCATGGTCGAGGCTGGTGGCTGCCGGGCGGCGTTCTCTACGCAGGCGCCACGACGATTTCGCTCGCGGCGATTCGCGGCGACAGCGATGTCGGCTTCGTCGCCATGCTCTATGTCTTCGCCGTCGTCTGGGCGACGGACATTCTCGCCTATTTCATCGGCCGCGCCATCGGCGGGCCGAAGCTGGCGCCGGCGATCTCGCCGGGCAAGACCTGGTCGGGCGCCATCGGCGGCGCCGTGTCCGGCGTTGCGGCGGGAACACTGGTCTTCGCCGCCTTCTTCTCCGTCGACGACCTGCGTATTCCCCTGATCGCCCTCGTCCTGTCGGTTGCAAGCCAGGCAGGCGATCTCTTTGAATCCTATGTGAAGCGGCGTTCGGGCGTCAAGGATTCGGGCCGGATCATTCCCGGCCACGGCGGCGTCTGGGACCGGGTCGACGGGCTGGTGGCGGCGAGCTTCGTTGCCCTCTTCATCGCGCTTGGCGAGGCGCTGGCGGGGGCCAATGGCGGCGAGATCGGCGCTGTGCTGCTCGGCCTCTAG
- the rseP gene encoding RIP metalloprotease RseP has product MAYLAEFANFIVGYILPFLVVLGLLVFVHEMGHYLVGRWCGIRVVAFSVGFGPEIAGFTDRHGTRWKLSAIPLGGYVKFFGDEDAASVPDYERLQTIPESERGRTFLGAKLWKRAATVAAGPIANFILAIVIYAVIFSLYGKPVADPVVAEVRPDSAAAEAGIQPGDLLVSIDGSPVVTFDDVRRYVGVRPDMPITVGIKRNGETLELPMVPKRTEITDQFGNKMELGIIGIVTNQERGNFRLQTFSPIQAVGQGAVESWHIVTGTFDYLSNLVTGRMKADQLGGPIRVAQASGQMATLGFVALLQLAAVLSVSIGLLNLMPVPVLDGGHLMFYAVEAIRGRPVGPTAQDIAFRIGFAMVLMLMVFATWNDISSLVG; this is encoded by the coding sequence ATGGCTTATCTGGCCGAATTCGCGAATTTCATCGTCGGTTACATCCTGCCCTTCCTGGTCGTCCTCGGCCTGCTCGTCTTCGTGCATGAGATGGGCCACTACCTCGTCGGGCGCTGGTGCGGGATTCGCGTCGTGGCATTCTCGGTCGGCTTCGGGCCGGAGATTGCCGGCTTTACCGACCGGCACGGCACCCGCTGGAAGCTCTCGGCCATTCCGCTCGGCGGCTATGTGAAGTTTTTCGGCGACGAGGATGCCGCCAGCGTTCCCGACTACGAGCGACTGCAGACGATTCCCGAATCCGAGCGCGGCCGGACCTTCCTTGGCGCAAAACTCTGGAAACGCGCAGCCACCGTCGCGGCCGGGCCGATCGCCAACTTCATCCTCGCCATCGTCATCTACGCCGTCATCTTCTCGCTCTATGGCAAGCCGGTAGCCGACCCGGTCGTGGCCGAAGTGCGGCCGGACAGCGCGGCCGCCGAGGCCGGCATCCAGCCGGGCGACCTGCTCGTCAGCATCGATGGCTCGCCGGTCGTCACCTTCGACGATGTCCGCCGCTATGTCGGCGTCCGCCCGGACATGCCGATCACGGTCGGCATCAAGCGCAATGGCGAGACGCTGGAGCTGCCGATGGTGCCGAAGCGCACCGAGATCACCGACCAGTTCGGCAACAAGATGGAACTCGGAATCATCGGCATCGTCACCAATCAGGAGCGGGGCAATTTCCGCCTGCAGACCTTCTCGCCGATCCAGGCAGTGGGGCAGGGCGCCGTCGAGAGCTGGCACATCGTCACCGGCACCTTCGACTATCTCTCCAATCTCGTCACCGGCCGCATGAAGGCCGATCAGCTAGGCGGGCCGATCCGTGTGGCGCAGGCTTCGGGCCAGATGGCGACGCTCGGCTTCGTCGCGCTGCTGCAGCTCGCCGCCGTGCTGTCTGTTTCTATTGGATTGCTTAACCTCATGCCCGTTCCCGTGCTTGATGGCGGGCATCTGATGTTCTATGCGGTCGAGGCGATCCGCGGCCGGCCGGTCGGTCCGACAGCGCAGGACATCGCCTTCCGGATCGGCTTCGCCATGGTCCTGATGCTGATGGTCTTCGCGACGTGGAACGACATTTCGAGCCTTGTGGGCTGA
- a CDS encoding isoprenyl transferase, whose amino-acid sequence MSKPLVSTVPTHVAIIMDGNGRWAAMRGLPRTMGHRKGVEAVREAVRTAGDLGIPYLTLYAFSSENWSRPQDEVSDLMGLLKVFIRRDLAELHRSNVRIRVIGDRVNLRGDILPLLLEAEETTAANTGTTLCIAFNYGARDEITRAVRALAQDVADGRVTPDDITPAAISRRLDTADIPDPDLVLRTSGEERLSNFLLWQAAYAELIFVPEFWPDFDSAVFQRALDIYARRERRFGGVAAPASRAVGGA is encoded by the coding sequence ATGTCCAAGCCGCTCGTCAGCACCGTCCCGACGCATGTTGCCATCATCATGGATGGCAACGGCCGTTGGGCGGCCATGCGTGGGCTTCCCCGGACCATGGGGCACCGCAAGGGCGTGGAAGCCGTGCGCGAGGCGGTGCGCACGGCGGGCGATCTCGGCATCCCCTATCTGACGCTCTACGCCTTCTCCTCGGAAAACTGGAGCCGGCCGCAGGACGAGGTCTCCGACCTGATGGGCCTTCTCAAGGTCTTCATCCGCCGCGATCTTGCCGAGCTGCACCGGTCGAATGTGCGGATCCGGGTCATCGGCGACCGCGTCAATCTGCGCGGCGACATCCTCCCGCTGCTGCTCGAAGCGGAGGAAACGACGGCGGCCAACACCGGCACGACGCTGTGCATCGCCTTCAATTACGGGGCACGCGACGAAATCACCCGCGCGGTTCGGGCGCTCGCACAGGATGTGGCCGACGGACGGGTGACGCCGGACGACATCACGCCCGCCGCGATCTCCCGCCGGCTCGACACCGCCGATATCCCCGATCCCGACCTGGTGCTGCGCACCTCGGGCGAGGAGCGGCTCTCCAATTTCCTGCTGTGGCAGGCCGCCTATGCAGAGCTCATCTTCGTGCCGGAGTTCTGGCCCGATTTCGATAGCGCCGTCTTTCAGCGGGCGCTGGACATCTATGCGCGCCGCGAGCGTCGGTTCGGCGGCGTTGCCGCACCGGCCAGCCGCGCCGTTGGAGGCGCATGA
- the frr gene encoding ribosome recycling factor, which yields MSEGIDLKDLKRRMDGAINAFKSDIASLRTGRASANVLDPVMVEAYGSRVPLNQVANITVPEPRMIGVSIWDKQMVGAVDRAIRESNLGLNPIMDGQTLRIPLPELNEERRKSLVKVAHDYAEKSRVAIRHVRRDGMDALKKAEKDGDIGQDISRTQSERVQKMTDEMISDIDRLLADKEKEIMQV from the coding sequence ATGAGTGAAGGGATCGACCTCAAGGATCTCAAGCGCCGGATGGATGGCGCGATCAACGCCTTCAAGAGCGATATCGCCTCGCTGCGCACGGGCCGCGCCTCGGCCAATGTGCTCGACCCGGTCATGGTCGAGGCCTATGGGTCGCGCGTGCCGCTGAACCAGGTGGCCAACATCACCGTGCCCGAGCCGCGCATGATCGGCGTGTCGATCTGGGACAAGCAGATGGTCGGCGCCGTCGATCGCGCGATCCGCGAATCGAACCTCGGCCTCAACCCGATCATGGACGGGCAGACGCTGCGCATTCCGCTGCCGGAACTGAACGAGGAACGCCGCAAGTCGCTCGTCAAGGTCGCGCATGACTATGCCGAGAAGAGCCGCGTGGCGATCCGCCATGTGCGCCGCGACGGCATGGACGCGCTCAAGAAGGCGGAGAAGGACGGCGATATCGGCCAGGATATCAGCCGCACGCAGTCCGAGCGCGTGCAGAAGATGACCGACGAGATGATTTCCGATATCGACCGCTTGCTCGCCGATAAGGAAAAGGAAATCATGCAGGTCTAA
- the rpsB gene encoding 30S ribosomal protein S2, translating to MALPDFSMRQLLEAGVHFGHQTHRWNPKMKPYIFGERSNVHIIDLAQTVPMLSRALQAVSDTVARGGRVLFVGTKRQASEIIADSAKRSAQYYVNARWLGGMMTNWKTISNSIQRLRKLDEILASDASGFTKKERLNLEREREKLNRALGGIRDMGGVPDLMFIIDTNKESIAIEEAKRLGIPVVAIIDSNCDPDQIDYAIPGNDDASRAIALYCDLVARAALDGIARQQSSSGRDLGAASELQMAEPALEETAEA from the coding sequence ATGGCATTGCCCGATTTCAGCATGCGCCAGCTTCTCGAAGCAGGCGTCCACTTCGGCCACCAGACCCACCGCTGGAACCCGAAGATGAAGCCCTACATCTTTGGCGAACGGTCCAACGTTCACATCATCGACCTCGCCCAGACCGTTCCGATGCTGTCGCGCGCCCTTCAGGCCGTCAGTGACACGGTTGCCCGCGGCGGCCGCGTTCTCTTCGTCGGCACCAAGCGCCAGGCTTCGGAAATCATCGCCGATTCCGCCAAGCGTTCGGCCCAGTACTACGTCAATGCCCGCTGGCTCGGCGGCATGATGACCAACTGGAAGACGATCTCGAACTCGATCCAGCGCCTGCGCAAGCTCGACGAGATCCTCGCTTCCGACGCCTCCGGCTTCACCAAGAAGGAACGCCTGAACCTCGAGCGCGAGCGTGAAAAGCTCAACCGCGCTCTCGGCGGTATCCGCGACATGGGCGGCGTTCCGGACCTGATGTTCATCATCGACACCAACAAGGAATCGATCGCGATCGAGGAAGCCAAGCGTCTCGGCATTCCGGTCGTCGCCATCATCGATTCGAACTGCGATCCCGACCAGATCGACTATGCGATCCCCGGCAATGACGACGCCTCGCGCGCCATCGCGCTCTACTGCGACCTGGTTGCCCGCGCGGCACTGGACGGCATCGCGCGTCAGCAGAGCTCGTCCGGCCGCGACCTCGGTGCGGCTTCCGAGCTGCAGATGGCCGAGCCTGCTCTCGAAGAGACCGCAGAAGCCTGA
- the lpxD gene encoding UDP-3-O-(3-hydroxymyristoyl)glucosamine N-acyltransferase, giving the protein MDRTHFFPPHDGLRLSDLAERIGAELQDASVADRIVRGVAPTYRAEPDQVCYMLHRRNRAEFETSKAAAVICDKALVGFVPPHIPVLLTRAPHTAFALAGALLHPQALRPAPTLGGMDGVAPGAVVDPTARLEPGVMVEPGAVIGANVEIGSGTRILAGAIIGAGVTIGRDCTIAQGATVLYAHVGNSVIVHPGARIGQDGFGNAPGPRGGMIKIVQIGRVILQDHVEIGANATIDRGAMDDTVIGEGTKIDNLVQIGHNVQIGRFCGIAALAGIAGSTRIGDGVLIGGASGINGHIAIGDRAQIAAMSGVAQDVPAGERYAGIPARPIHDFLREAAQIAARVEGRKRKTGETHD; this is encoded by the coding sequence ATGGATCGTACCCATTTTTTCCCGCCGCATGACGGGCTCCGCCTGAGCGATCTGGCGGAGCGGATCGGCGCGGAGCTGCAGGATGCTTCGGTCGCCGACCGGATCGTCCGCGGCGTTGCGCCGACCTATCGGGCGGAGCCGGATCAGGTCTGCTATATGCTGCATCGGCGCAATCGTGCCGAATTCGAAACATCGAAGGCCGCCGCCGTCATTTGCGACAAGGCACTGGTCGGCTTCGTTCCACCCCATATCCCTGTGCTCCTGACACGTGCGCCGCACACGGCCTTCGCCTTGGCCGGCGCGCTTCTGCATCCGCAGGCGCTGCGTCCGGCACCGACGCTGGGTGGCATGGATGGCGTCGCGCCCGGCGCGGTCGTCGATCCGACGGCTCGGCTGGAGCCAGGCGTGATGGTCGAGCCCGGAGCGGTCATCGGCGCCAATGTCGAGATCGGAAGCGGCACGCGGATCCTGGCGGGCGCCATCATCGGCGCCGGTGTCACGATCGGCAGGGACTGCACGATCGCGCAGGGTGCGACGGTGCTCTACGCGCATGTCGGCAATTCGGTGATCGTCCATCCCGGTGCGCGCATCGGCCAGGATGGCTTTGGCAATGCGCCGGGCCCGAGGGGCGGCATGATCAAGATCGTGCAGATCGGCCGCGTGATCCTGCAGGATCATGTGGAAATCGGCGCCAATGCGACGATCGACCGTGGCGCGATGGACGATACGGTGATCGGCGAAGGCACCAAGATCGACAATCTGGTCCAGATCGGCCACAACGTGCAGATCGGCCGCTTCTGCGGCATTGCGGCACTGGCAGGGATTGCCGGCAGCACGCGGATCGGCGATGGCGTGCTGATCGGCGGTGCCAGCGGCATCAACGGCCATATCGCAATCGGCGACCGGGCGCAGATCGCGGCCATGAGCGGCGTGGCGCAGGATGTGCCGGCCGGCGAGCGCTATGCCGGCATTCCGGCGCGGCCGATCCATGATTTCCTGCGCGAGGCCGCCCAGATCGCCGCCCGCGTCGAAGGCAGAAAGCGCAAGACGGGAGAGACCCATGACTGA
- the pyrH gene encoding UMP kinase produces the protein MPAEPLYKRVLLKCSGEALMGNQGFGIDVAVADRIASDIAAARAMGVEVGVVVGGGNIFRGVAVASKGGDRVTGDHMGMLATVINALALATSLRKLDIDTVVLSAIAMPELCESFSQRATLQHLSIGRVVIFAGGTGNPFFTTDSAAALRAAEMGAEALFKGTQVDGIYSADPKKDPTATRFETLTHSEVLERGLAVMDVAAVALARENHIPIIVFSIHEKGGFTDILTGGGRSTIVKDH, from the coding sequence ATGCCGGCCGAACCGCTCTACAAACGTGTGTTGTTGAAGTGCTCCGGCGAAGCTCTGATGGGCAATCAGGGCTTCGGGATTGATGTGGCGGTCGCCGACCGCATTGCCTCCGATATCGCCGCTGCGCGCGCCATGGGCGTGGAAGTGGGCGTCGTGGTCGGCGGCGGCAATATTTTCCGAGGCGTGGCCGTGGCCTCGAAGGGCGGCGACCGGGTGACCGGCGACCATATGGGCATGCTGGCGACCGTCATCAACGCCCTGGCGCTGGCGACCTCGCTGCGCAAGCTCGATATCGATACCGTCGTCCTCTCCGCCATCGCCATGCCCGAGCTTTGCGAAAGCTTCTCCCAGCGTGCCACGCTGCAGCATCTTTCCATAGGCCGCGTCGTGATCTTCGCCGGCGGCACCGGCAACCCGTTCTTCACCACCGACAGCGCCGCCGCGCTGCGCGCCGCCGAAATGGGGGCCGAGGCGCTTTTCAAGGGCACCCAGGTGGACGGCATCTATTCCGCCGACCCGAAGAAGGATCCGACCGCCACCCGCTTCGAAACGCTGACCCATTCGGAAGTTCTCGAACGCGGCCTCGCGGTCATGGATGTCGCCGCTGTTGCGCTGGCGCGGGAGAACCATATTCCGATCATCGTGTTTTCCATTCACGAGAAGGGCGGCTTCACCGACATTCTGACCGGTGGCGGCCGTTCGACGATCGTCAAGGACCATTGA
- a CDS encoding cell envelope integrity EipB family protein, producing the protein MFRSGPARVLRASACVVAMVAAGSVHALAAPLVPHRAVYDLELKDANERSGISGMVGRMVYEFNGTACEGYTVSFRFVTKVDSGEESRLTDQQTTTFEDVKTGKFRFLTRSFTDEKLDKEVRGAAEEKAKGVKVDLTQPQKREVELASSLFPTEHMMEVIDRAKKGERIFESRIFDGSDSGDKTLITSTLLGASKVPKPGDGDGDVAKAGAVAKEPYWPVTISYFDDDNTADALPIYRMAFKLYENGVTRDLTMDYGDFVLAGRLAELELFKQKPEAEPADCKGK; encoded by the coding sequence ATGTTTCGTTCCGGCCCGGCCCGCGTCTTGCGCGCCTCCGCCTGTGTTGTTGCGATGGTGGCTGCGGGCAGCGTTCATGCCTTGGCTGCGCCGCTGGTGCCCCACCGCGCCGTCTACGATCTGGAACTGAAGGACGCCAACGAGCGCTCCGGCATTTCCGGCATGGTCGGGCGCATGGTCTACGAATTCAACGGCACGGCCTGCGAAGGCTACACGGTCTCCTTCCGGTTTGTCACCAAGGTCGACAGCGGCGAGGAGTCGCGGCTGACGGACCAGCAGACGACCACCTTCGAGGACGTGAAGACGGGCAAGTTCCGCTTTCTCACCCGCTCCTTCACCGATGAAAAGCTGGACAAGGAGGTGCGCGGCGCGGCCGAGGAGAAGGCGAAGGGCGTGAAGGTCGACCTCACCCAGCCGCAGAAGCGGGAAGTGGAGCTGGCCAGCAGCCTCTTTCCAACCGAACACATGATGGAGGTGATCGACCGGGCGAAGAAGGGAGAGCGCATTTTCGAATCGCGCATCTTCGACGGCTCGGATTCCGGCGACAAGACCCTGATCACCTCGACGCTGCTCGGCGCATCGAAGGTTCCGAAGCCGGGCGACGGGGATGGCGATGTCGCCAAGGCGGGCGCGGTTGCCAAGGAGCCCTATTGGCCGGTTACCATTTCCTATTTTGACGATGACAACACGGCCGACGCGCTGCCGATCTATCGCATGGCGTTCAAGCTCTACGAAAACGGCGTCACGCGCGATCTCACCATGGATTACGGCGACTTCGTTCTCGCCGGGCGCCTGGCCGAACTCGAACTCTTCAAGCAGAAGCCCGAGGCGGAGCCGGCCGACTGCAAGGGCAAGTGA
- the bamA gene encoding outer membrane protein assembly factor BamA, with the protein MKAGSRFLNAVSAFALSAGMVATGTGVLTLASVSVAQAATVSQIVVRGATRVSGDTVRSNVTIVPGRSFTNADIDASVKRLYATGYFSNVSMNVSGNTLVITVSENNLINQVVFNGNRKITDDKLATLVKTRSLGAYSEATAQIDIQAIRDAYAGIGRNDVSVTVQTAPIAEGRVNVAFVINEGERTKIRSINFVGNNAYSDGRLSAVLATKKSGILSFLNRKDVYNPDKLRADEEQLRQFYYNRGYADFRVVSSDAVLDESTNEYTITITVDEGQRYDFGPVNVESTVDGVDADELRGLVVSQQGSVYKAKDVQDTMAAISRRVAAQGYPFARVTPRGNRDFGGRTIAVDYLVDQGERAYIERIEIRGNTRTRDYVIRREFDMSEGDAFNQEMLATAKRRLEALGYFSSVNITTQPGTASDRVVVVVDVQDQSTGSFGIGAGYAAGSGGGFLLEASIEEKNFLGRGQYIRLAAGRGEDSRTYNFSFTEPYFLGYRLAAGFDVFKNENDFSDDDYSYEDQGFALRVTAPITERLSTTFKYSYTKLDYHASDSELADLASPYRRVVNFSPWTRSAISQTLTLNTLDDAQLPREGILASATQEFAGLGGTSDYYKLTGKAKWFYTVNDDADIIASLSAGAGHVFKTGGEMEVFDQFQLGSNEIRGFERMGVGPRSGKYDDAIGGTTYFTASAEATFPLPGLPRDSGFRGAVFVDAGTLYGNDVTVRADDRVRGTDASLRASVGVGLLWASPFGPLRVDYAVPIAKEDYDRTQNIKFGISSQF; encoded by the coding sequence ATGAAGGCTGGCTCAAGGTTTTTGAACGCGGTTTCGGCGTTCGCGCTGTCTGCGGGAATGGTTGCGACGGGAACCGGTGTTCTGACGCTTGCAAGCGTTTCGGTGGCGCAGGCCGCAACGGTCAGCCAGATCGTGGTGCGCGGCGCAACCCGCGTCAGCGGCGACACGGTTCGCTCCAATGTCACCATCGTGCCGGGCCGCAGCTTCACCAATGCCGATATCGACGCCTCGGTGAAGCGGCTCTATGCGACCGGCTACTTCTCCAACGTCAGCATGAACGTTTCCGGCAACACGCTGGTCATCACGGTCAGCGAGAACAACCTGATCAACCAGGTGGTGTTCAACGGCAACCGCAAGATCACCGATGACAAGCTGGCGACACTCGTCAAGACGCGTTCGCTCGGTGCCTACAGCGAAGCGACGGCTCAGATCGATATCCAGGCCATCCGCGACGCCTATGCTGGCATCGGCCGCAACGACGTGTCCGTCACAGTCCAGACGGCGCCGATCGCCGAAGGGCGCGTCAACGTGGCCTTCGTCATCAACGAAGGCGAGCGCACGAAGATCCGTTCGATCAACTTCGTCGGCAACAATGCCTATAGCGACGGCCGCCTGTCTGCCGTTCTGGCCACCAAGAAGTCCGGCATCCTGTCCTTCCTGAACCGCAAGGACGTCTACAACCCCGACAAGCTGCGGGCGGACGAAGAGCAGCTGCGCCAGTTCTACTACAATCGCGGCTATGCGGACTTCCGCGTCGTCTCTTCCGACGCCGTGCTCGACGAGAGCACCAATGAATACACGATCACCATCACGGTCGATGAAGGCCAGCGCTACGACTTCGGTCCGGTCAACGTCGAATCGACGGTCGATGGCGTGGATGCCGATGAGCTGCGTGGTCTGGTCGTCAGCCAGCAGGGCTCGGTCTACAAGGCCAAGGATGTGCAGGACACGATGGCGGCGATCTCGCGTCGCGTCGCTGCCCAGGGCTATCCCTTCGCCCGCGTTACCCCGCGCGGCAACCGCGACTTCGGCGGCCGCACCATCGCTGTCGATTACCTCGTCGACCAGGGCGAGCGCGCCTATATCGAGCGTATCGAAATCCGCGGCAACACCCGCACGCGCGACTATGTGATCCGCCGCGAATTCGACATGAGCGAAGGCGATGCCTTCAACCAGGAAATGCTGGCGACCGCCAAGCGCCGTCTCGAGGCGCTCGGCTATTTCTCGAGCGTCAACATCACCACGCAGCCGGGCACGGCCTCCGACCGCGTCGTTGTGGTCGTCGATGTACAGGATCAGTCAACCGGCTCCTTCGGGATCGGCGCCGGCTATGCAGCCGGCAGCGGCGGCGGCTTCCTGCTCGAAGCCTCGATCGAGGAGAAGAACTTCCTCGGCCGTGGCCAGTATATCCGCCTTGCCGCCGGTCGCGGCGAGGACTCGCGCACCTACAACTTCTCCTTCACCGAGCCCTATTTCCTCGGTTACCGTCTGGCCGCCGGCTTCGACGTGTTCAAGAACGAGAACGACTTCAGCGACGACGACTACAGCTACGAGGATCAGGGCTTCGCGCTGCGCGTGACCGCGCCGATCACCGAACGCCTGTCGACGACCTTCAAGTACAGCTACACGAAGCTCGACTACCATGCGAGCGACTCGGAGCTCGCCGATCTGGCGTCGCCCTATCGCCGCGTCGTGAACTTCTCGCCGTGGACGCGCTCTGCGATTTCGCAGACCCTGACGCTCAACACGCTGGACGATGCACAGCTGCCGCGCGAAGGCATTCTCGCCTCGGCCACGCAGGAATTCGCCGGCCTCGGCGGTACGTCCGACTATTACAAGCTGACCGGCAAGGCCAAGTGGTTCTACACGGTCAACGACGATGCCGACATCATCGCTTCGCTCTCGGCTGGGGCCGGCCATGTCTTTAAGACGGGCGGCGAGATGGAAGTGTTCGACCAGTTCCAGCTGGGCAGCAACGAAATTCGCGGCTTCGAGCGCATGGGCGTCGGCCCGCGCAGCGGCAAGTATGACGACGCCATCGGCGGCACGACCTATTTCACCGCCTCCGCCGAAGCGACCTTCCCGCTTCCGGGTCTGCCGCGCGACTCCGGTTTCCGTGGTGCAGTCTTCGTCGATGCCGGAACGCTCTATGGCAACGACGTGACGGTGCGTGCCGACGATCGGGTGCGTGGAACGGATGCCTCGCTGCGCGCGTCGGTCGGCGTCGGTCTGCTCTGGGCTTCGCCCTTCGGGCCGCTGCGGGTTGACTATGCGGTTCCGATCGCCAAGGAAGACTACGACCGCACGCAGAACATCAAGTTCGGCATCTCGTCGCAGTTCTGA
- the tsf gene encoding translation elongation factor Ts: MTTVTAQMVKELREKSGAGMMDCKKALAETNGDLEAAIDWLRAKGIAKADKKSGRTAAEGLIGINAAGTKAVVIEVNSETDFVARNDAFQDLVRGIAAVAVETDGSVDAIGAATYPATGKSVTESIKDAIATIGENMTLRRAALLSVEDGVVSTYIHNGVADGLGKLGVLVALKSTGDKDALNAIGRQVAMHIAATNPLAIRSSEVDPAVAERERNVFIEQSRASGKPDNIIEKMVDGRMRKFFEEVALLSQSFVMNPDLTVEAAIKEAEKTVGAPIEVTGMARLLLGEGVEKEESDFAAEVAAVAKG; the protein is encoded by the coding sequence ATGACGACCGTAACAGCACAGATGGTGAAGGAACTGCGCGAGAAGTCCGGCGCAGGCATGATGGATTGCAAGAAGGCTTTGGCCGAGACCAATGGCGATCTGGAAGCCGCGATCGACTGGCTGCGCGCCAAGGGCATCGCCAAGGCCGACAAGAAGTCCGGCCGCACCGCCGCTGAAGGTCTGATCGGCATCAATGCCGCCGGCACCAAGGCCGTCGTCATCGAAGTGAACTCGGAAACCGACTTCGTCGCCCGCAACGACGCGTTCCAGGATCTCGTTCGCGGCATCGCCGCCGTTGCCGTCGAGACCGATGGCTCGGTCGACGCGATCGGCGCCGCCACCTATCCAGCCACCGGCAAGTCGGTCACCGAGAGCATCAAGGACGCGATCGCCACGATCGGCGAGAACATGACGCTGCGCCGCGCCGCTCTGCTCTCCGTCGAAGACGGCGTCGTCTCGACCTACATCCACAATGGCGTGGCCGACGGTCTCGGCAAGCTTGGCGTTCTCGTCGCCCTGAAGTCCACCGGCGACAAGGATGCGCTGAACGCCATCGGCCGTCAGGTCGCCATGCACATCGCCGCCACCAACCCGCTTGCCATCCGTTCGAGCGAAGTCGACCCGGCGGTTGCCGAGCGCGAGCGCAACGTGTTCATCGAGCAGTCGCGCGCCTCCGGCAAGCCGGACAACATCATCGAGAAGATGGTCGATGGCCGCATGCGCAAGTTCTTCGAGGAAGTCGCCCTTCTCTCGCAGTCCTTCGTCATGAACCCCGACCTGACGGTCGAGGCTGCCATCAAGGAAGCGGAAAAGACCGTTGGCGCGCCGATCGAAGTCACCGGCATGGCCCGCCTCCTGCTCGGCGAAGGTGTCGAGAAGGAAGAGAGCGATTTCGCTGCCGAAGTTGCGGCTGTCGCCAAGGGCTGA